GGCGATTTTTGCTCTGTTTGGAATGTTAATCGCGTCCTATACTCGAGCCGCCGCCGAATCAATTAGTAATTTACCGAGCGTCGCTGTAGGTATGATGGGACGACTGGAAAAATTCATTTTAATCATGGCCGGGGTGCTTCTTGAAAAGTATTTCCCGGGCAATCATATTTTAGCCATCTTTTTGATTATAGTCGGGGCTACTTCCGTGATTACATCGATTCAGCGACTGCTGTTTTCGAAAAAGGAATTGGAAAGACGATCCGAATAAAATGATTTTGGCTATCGGCAATCCGGTTTATGATTACATCGAAACCAAAAAAATCAAAACGGAAGGGCGTATTCTGTCGGGATGTTCAACCAACGCAGCCTTGGCTCTTTCCAGGATGGGCCGCGAAGTAACCTTAATCGGCTCCGTTGGCGGTGATTTTTCGGAGAGTTTTAAAATCGATATTGAAAAACACGGGATAACCGCTTCGGTGCACTCCTCCCGTGAAACCGGCGGTTTTTCGCTGATTTACTACGATGATTTCGGCAATCGGCATCTTGATCTATTGGGGCGGGCCGACCCGATTGGAAAAATAGATGACATGTATCTGAAAAATGCCGATGCCATACTTATAGGACCAATCTTAAAAGAGGTATCGTTTGAATTGATTCGCGATATTCGCAATCGTTTTTCGGGCTTGTTTTTTTGCGATCCTCAGGGGCTGTTACGAGGCGCCGGTGAGAATGATCGCATTTATCACGAAAAGCAGGAGGGCATTGAGGAAATTCTGGGACTGTTCGATATCGTCAAACCGAATGAATTGGAAGGAAAAGTCTTAACCGGCATTGATTGCCGCAAAGATCCTTTTAAAGCAGCTCGTATAATTAAAGATTGGGGTCCGAAATTAGTTATTGTTACTTTGGCGGAATTAGGATCGGTTATTTTTGACGGCAATGAATTTATTGAAATTCCTCCCTTTCCGGTTGATTTATTGGACTCCACCGGAGCGGGTGATACCTATATGGCCGGATTTACTTACGCACACTTAAAAGGGGAATCATTGTGGGAATGCGGTACTTTTGCTTCCTGCGTTAGTTCAATCATGATTGAGCAGATCGGACCCGATTTTATTCTTAACGAATCCGAAGTACGCCGGCGACAGAATAAGTTATTGAAAAACAAAGGTTTTAAGATACAGTTGGAACAATAAGAAATATTTGCCCGGCCCGAGCGCTTTGGATCGGACATATAATTATAACAATTAGGATAAGGAGTATCATTCAATGAGAATTATGGTACAAATTGACGGCGCTTATTTAGAAAGAATGCTCTCGGAAGAGCATAATTCACCGGCTATCGATTATTCCAAGCTGGCCACGAAATTAGTCAATACCGTGATTACCGATTCCGAAGCGGATCTCTATTTATTGCGGACCTATTACTACCATGCCTTGCCCTGGATCGGTAAATCGCCGAATGAACAGGAAGCTGAAATGCATAAGAAGAAGATGGGGTTTTTTATACGCCTGGAGCATCTTCCCCGCTTCGATGTATATCTCGGCCGTACTCAGAGAATATTAAACGAGGATGGCTCTTATACTTATCAGCAAAAAGGGATTGACGTTTTAAT
This genomic interval from Candidatus Zixiibacteriota bacterium contains the following:
- a CDS encoding PfkB family carbohydrate kinase: MILAIGNPVYDYIETKKIKTEGRILSGCSTNAALALSRMGREVTLIGSVGGDFSESFKIDIEKHGITASVHSSRETGGFSLIYYDDFGNRHLDLLGRADPIGKIDDMYLKNADAILIGPILKEVSFELIRDIRNRFSGLFFCDPQGLLRGAGENDRIYHEKQEGIEEILGLFDIVKPNELEGKVLTGIDCRKDPFKAARIIKDWGPKLVIVTLAELGSVIFDGNEFIEIPPFPVDLLDSTGAGDTYMAGFTYAHLKGESLWECGTFASCVSSIMIEQIGPDFILNESEVRRRQNKLLKNKGFKIQLEQ
- a CDS encoding NYN domain-containing protein; amino-acid sequence: MRIMVQIDGAYLERMLSEEHNSPAIDYSKLATKLVNTVITDSEADLYLLRTYYYHALPWIGKSPNEQEAEMHKKKMGFFIRLEHLPRFDVYLGRTQRILNEDGSYTYQQKGIDVLMTTHMLEIAARKMISHLILLAPDGDYVPAIRAVKSMGVVTHLAHGQRPQASSELIKTVDERIELTSEFLVDCMRNVY